One window of the Candidatus Zixiibacteriota bacterium genome contains the following:
- a CDS encoding conserved exported hypothetical protein (Evidence 4 : Unknown function but conserved in other organisms), which produces MKHRLMIVILVGVFCLLGADMKAAITDPYEIINRCYQASGGLDKLKTQKTSYVEGKIIIVGAGIEGTFSKWSEIPIKSRQDVDLKVMKVVSGDNGDYAWSVDANGKVQIARDSVTLKQRRIQELYADYDHLNRDSKNFRITYVGTDTAGGSVCYAVRIANTINTDTVLNYYDTTGFLLKKSVSINPEGENITWYSDYRPVDGILNAFRQDALSLPTGQRQTVEMTKFEVNIPIDSSLFEPPKQDVRDFKFANGKSAENIPFQFIERHIYLNVTINGKTSLWILDSGAGRSVLDSTFAANAGLKMEGNIKGQGVSRVVDVSFTTIPQYSLEGLEIDQQKIMAISLQGLFHKIMGLEVAGILGYDFLSRFVTRIDYAKEQISFYDPDSFSYSGDGTIINAPLSQDNMFHVPMTVDSKDSGLWNLDLGAGNVDFHFPYAESIGLINQKGIDALGFGAGGDMHTRSRKFTSIKFAGFTLDKPIISWPLEKGQGAFSGRELVGNIGNDLLHNFVIYLDYKRGQVIVEKGAAFGQFIPRDNSGLQVGYGDSDQVEVLFASPGTPADIAGLKIGDIVQTINGKPTKDYDGLIAIRKLLREKPGTVYDLNVKREDKTLTLKLVLKDLFE; this is translated from the coding sequence ATGAAACATCGATTAATGATTGTGATTCTTGTCGGCGTTTTCTGCCTGCTCGGCGCCGATATGAAAGCGGCCATAACTGATCCGTACGAAATAATCAACCGCTGTTACCAGGCCTCAGGGGGGCTGGACAAACTCAAAACCCAGAAAACATCTTATGTCGAAGGGAAAATAATTATTGTCGGGGCCGGCATCGAAGGAACCTTCAGCAAATGGAGTGAAATTCCGATCAAGAGCCGCCAGGATGTCGATCTCAAGGTCATGAAAGTTGTCAGCGGTGACAATGGCGATTATGCCTGGAGTGTCGATGCCAACGGCAAGGTGCAGATTGCCCGCGACAGCGTCACCCTGAAGCAGCGCCGCATTCAGGAGCTTTACGCCGACTATGATCATCTCAATCGGGATTCGAAAAATTTCCGGATTACCTATGTCGGAACCGACACCGCCGGAGGTTCCGTCTGCTATGCGGTCAGAATCGCCAACACCATCAACACCGACACGGTATTGAACTATTATGATACCACCGGTTTTCTCCTGAAAAAATCGGTCAGTATCAATCCTGAAGGGGAAAATATTACCTGGTACAGCGATTACCGACCGGTCGACGGCATCCTTAACGCCTTCCGCCAGGACGCCCTGTCCCTTCCGACCGGGCAGAGGCAGACGGTGGAAATGACCAAATTCGAAGTCAATATCCCGATTGATTCATCGCTTTTCGAGCCGCCCAAACAGGATGTGCGCGATTTTAAATTCGCCAACGGCAAAAGCGCGGAAAATATCCCTTTCCAATTTATCGAACGTCATATATACCTGAATGTAACTATCAACGGCAAAACCTCTCTCTGGATACTCGATTCCGGCGCCGGGCGATCGGTGCTGGACAGCACTTTTGCCGCAAACGCGGGCCTCAAGATGGAAGGCAATATCAAGGGTCAGGGGGTCAGCCGCGTCGTGGATGTGTCCTTCACTACCATTCCGCAATATTCGCTCGAAGGTTTGGAGATCGATCAACAGAAAATAATGGCCATCAGTCTTCAAGGGTTGTTTCACAAAATCATGGGGCTTGAAGTGGCCGGGATTCTCGGGTATGATTTCCTGTCGCGCTTTGTAACCAGAATTGATTACGCCAAAGAACAAATATCATTTTATGACCCGGACAGTTTTTCTTACAGTGGCGACGGCACAATAATCAACGCGCCGCTCTCTCAGGACAATATGTTTCATGTTCCCATGACGGTGGACAGTAAGGATAGCGGTCTCTGGAACCTTGATCTCGGGGCCGGCAATGTCGATTTTCACTTCCCCTACGCCGAAAGTATCGGTCTTATAAATCAAAAGGGAATAGATGCTTTAGGTTTCGGCGCCGGCGGCGATATGCATACCCGCTCCCGGAAATTCACATCCATCAAATTCGCCGGCTTCACTCTCGATAAGCCGATAATATCGTGGCCCCTGGAAAAAGGCCAGGGGGCGTTCTCCGGCCGCGAACTGGTCGGCAATATCGGAAATGATTTGCTCCACAATTTTGTCATTTATCTCGACTATAAGAGAGGTCAGGTTATTGTGGAGAAGGGGGCCGCTTTCGGACAATTCATTCCCAGGGACAATAGCGGTCTGCAGGTCGGGTATGGCGACAGCGATCAGGTCGAGGTTCTTTTTGCTTCACCGGGAACCCCCGCCGACATAGCCGGTTTAAAAATTGGCGACATAGTTCAAACTATTAACGGCAAACCGACGAAAGATTATGATGGCCTCATCGCCATTCGCAAACTTTTGCGCGAGAAGCCTGGAACGGTGTATGATCTGAATGTAAAGCGGGAGGACAAGACTCTGACTTTGAAATTGGTCCTCAAAGATTTATTCGAATAG
- a CDS encoding hypothetical protein (Evidence 5 : Unknown function) — MDSTKEHNKDKDNHWEWRLSASARMAAELDPVRFGVKAVYVMGSTKNATAGPASDIDILIHFDGSLHQRKELLLWLEGWSLAFDEINFQKTGHRSGGLLDVHIITDADIAAKSSYAVKIGASSDAARRLPLKNESDPTK, encoded by the coding sequence ATGGATTCGACAAAAGAACATAATAAGGACAAGGATAATCACTGGGAATGGCGCTTGAGTGCGTCGGCACGAATGGCCGCCGAACTTGATCCGGTTCGTTTCGGTGTCAAAGCGGTGTATGTCATGGGCAGTACCAAGAATGCCACCGCCGGTCCGGCCTCGGATATAGATATCCTGATTCATTTTGACGGCTCACTACACCAGCGTAAAGAACTGCTCCTGTGGTTGGAGGGATGGAGCCTGGCGTTCGATGAGATCAACTTTCAAAAAACCGGTCATCGCAGTGGCGGCCTTCTGGATGTCCATATTATTACCGATGCCGATATCGCCGCAAAATCAAGTTACGCGGTTAAAATCGGAGCGTCCTCCGATGCCGCCCGCCGCCTGCCTCTAAAAAACGAAAGCGACCCAACTAAATAA